In Miscanthus floridulus cultivar M001 chromosome 8, ASM1932011v1, whole genome shotgun sequence, the sequence GGAATTCCTATCTTGGCTTGGGTCGTTTGGCGGAATTCCGATTAGACTAACCAATCCTCAAAAAAATGCAATTGGGTTCTATATAACTAAATGACGGTCTATATTTTTATTCATTGTTGTCGGGTTTGCAAACTCTATTGTTCTCCAATTGCTTTAACGTGCCAGGTACTAGAAAGGGAGCTGTTTTGATTTGATTAAAAGCCAAAATTTTCTTGTTACTTCTCCACTACAACGCtgctttaaaaaaaagaaaaaaagaaaagaagaacatAGGGAAAAGTAACAAAGTGAAATTAATAAAAATGGAACATAAAAGGGGAAAGTTTAACTAAAAAAGATCAACCAAAAAACAAAAAAGTGGATATAATTTTTCGGATTGGGCTAAGCTTATGTTTAAATATGCTTGCCATCCACCCTAAGTCGCACCTGTGTAGAagatttagggcctgtttgataGGACTCTGGCTCCTCTAAAAATAGTTCTAGCTCCGGTTTCTCTGAAGAAGCAACTTCTCTAAAGGAGCTGAAGCATTTTTGAAAAATGTTTGACAAAATGTTTTATCCTGTTTTTTGAATGGATGAAATATATCTAATGTCCATAGTGCTCCTATCTCTTTGATTTTAATATTTGATGTCAGCTAGTACTATGGGTTCATTAGCTAGGTAACTATGATTTTATCACTAAAGAAAACTATTTTCCTTCAAAAGAATATCAGTattagaaggaaaaaaaaaacaatagtaCATATCTATCCTTGCCTTGACGGTTCCTCTCTTATCCATCCACCGGTTCCCTTTTGCCATCTCCACATCTCTCCGTGCCCTTTTGCCATCTCCAGTTCTCCGCATCTCTTTCTACTGTGCATACGCGCGGCAGACGGCCGCCGGCGTGAGAAACGGCGCGGCCGCAGAATGGATTGCACCAAGGGTGCTTGCTGCCGCGTGTGGGACGGCGTTTGGGAGGCCGAAGCGGCCGGGCGGAGCGGATCCGGCATGGCGAGGAGCGGCAGCACGGACGGGTGGAGCAGCTCCAGCGTGCCTGGCGTGGAACACGGCCAGGCGAAGCGGCTGAACGCGGCTGCCGGTCATGGTCGCGGGCGTGAGGGCGTTGGGCAGAAACGTTACTCggcaagaagacggaggaggagccggaggaaCTGGAAGCCCAGGTTTGTGCAGCTCTGGCACTCCCGTAGAAAAGGGCTCCGGCTCCCAACTGCTCTTCTTGAGAATCTGTTTTTCTTTGcaccgtttggcagggcttcactcgTAGCCGGAGCAGAAGCCGCCCCAGGAGCAAACGAGGCCTTATTATAGCGGCCAGTTCGATGGGAAGAATTGGAAGAATATTTGGCCCATCAGTCTGACGGGAACAATCGCGGCGGCCCGGCCCATGCTATCACCTTCGAAATGTGCGGTCCGCCAGCTATGACCCCGGCTGGCGGCAGACCCTGGCCCCCGTCCCGTCCCACGTAACAaattctccctcctccctccctcgcggctcgtttgtcctttctggAAGGTGCCGAAGGGGGAACCGCGAAAGGGAGCAGGCATGGCGGAGGTGTTGGCGTCGGCGTCCGTGACGGCGTCGGCCCTCGCCTTCGGCGGCTCGTCTGACGTCACCTTCCTAGCTGCGGGCACCTCGCCGGGTTCCAGCACCGCGCCGGGTTCCAGCAACGCGTCCGGTTCCAGCAACCCGGGCCTCCTCGTCTACCGCACCGCCGCCGCGTACGTCGACGGCGTGCTTCCCCTCGTCGCCCGCATCCCCTCGCCGGCCGAGTTCTGCCGCGTCGCCTGGTCCAGGCCCACAGAGGCGTCGTGCTATTCATCTGCACTCCCCACCGGGCTCATCGCTGGTGGCCTGAAGAGCGGCGTGGTCGCCGTCTGGGACCCCCGTGAGGCGCTGCTCGAGTGAGTTTTCTGACGACGCGTGCGCGGCCGCAAATCTAGCTCTCTTCTCCTCCCTCTCATCACCCCATTTTCCGTCCCCGCAGACCCTCGGATTCGGGCTCCGATTCCAGCATAATCGAGGATTACTTCTGCCCAAAGGATGTGCTGCAGCAGGTCCATGGCACCACCCCCAATTTGGTCGCCGGTGGCCACGACCACGAGAACCCCGCGACGGCCGTTTCGGATCCCCACAGGTCCGTCTCGCCACCTCACATCTCAAGCTCCTGCTCCTTGTGCACCTTCATCACTGCCGTGTGCCGTCTGTAGGAATGACAACCTGATGCTGCAATCGGAAGATGGCCGCTCGGAGTCGGGAGATGGTCGGTGGTTCTCCCAGTTTAGGGTAATCGATGATTACTTCTCTCCAGATGGGCCTCCACAGCCGCCAAGTCTGGACTCCACTAGTGGTGATTTGACTCTCCCTGCATCATCGTCCGCTTCCATGGTTGCCCTGATGTCATGTCACTCTGCTGGTCCAGTGAGTTTTCGTTCTTCCTCCCTGTTACTATCCAACTTTATTTGCAAGCAGAGCCAAGCACTTTTCGTAATAGCCATAGTATTGAGAGCACAAGTAGAAGTAAGAGGAGCTAGGACTAGAGAAGTAGAGAGAGGGGAGCTATACCTATATTGCAATCAAGTAACAGTGAATTGGGATGCTGAGATGACAAAGTTTAACTGTACAGTTTGGCCTGTGTTAATCATGGTTTATGAGTAGTCACCTATGCGACAAGGTGTGCTAAGGGTGCTGGGCGTCGGTGTCGTCTTGACATGCGCGCGTGTGTGTATGGAGTTCACTATATCCGATCTGGTGTTGCCTAGTTGCTGCAAGGCGTCAGGCTGCTATGCTTGTGCAGCTGTGCTCTCTGTTGTGTTTGCTCTGCTGGTTGTGCTATATAAAATAGTTCATACTTTTATATAAATTACTTTGTATCACAATACTGTCTACAGCTTGTGCTTGTGTGGTATGTGCCATACTACCACTACTAATCAGTTATCATACTCTGTGCTCTGCTATGCTCATTGGTTCATGGATTGGTGTGTACGCTTTGCTCTACGGCAGGATTTTTGTTTATAGAACACAAAGCACATGGATTGATTTTATTGGAGTCATAGTTGTGTTATTGAATTTTGTCACTGTTCATGTGTGTGTTTCCCTGCTACTAAAATTCTAACATATTCAGCCCCTTCGTGGTGGCTCGCTTCGATGCCTAAAAAAACCCATGGTGTTGATAGCTATTGCTGTTCTTATTATTGATGTTTATACACTGGCAAGTTATTGAAGATTAACTATAATTGCTGTACTCACTTTATCTTTTCTTAGCTATATTGCATTTGTTAGCTGAAAATTCTTATCTGGTTTCTGACTGCATAATCAATCTGTATAGGTACTCGGTTTGTCGTTCAGCCCTACAACACCACACTTTCTTGCTTCTGGTGGAGCAAAAGGGACAGTACTCATATGGGATCTTATCAACCCTTCTGCAGAAAGAATTCCCCATTTTCAGGTACTAAAATAAGACAATGGTTTCTTAATGAATAAAACTGTCTAAATGGATGGATATGCATAAAATTTAGTGTTTTGACTTACTATTTAGTTATTTATAAGAAGAGATTTGAATAATATCACAACTTATATGAATTATAGTAGGTATGGTTGTATTTATAAAATTTTATTGTTTTGTAAGCtgctggatatgtgtttattgaCATACTTTTGCAATAATGTCAGAAGATATTTTCAACCAAGAATATGTGTTTCCAGTTCTGGTTTGGATAGGATGTCGCCCAGATTTTGATTACTtggttttcttaaaaagaatattAAGGTTGACCATCTAGTATTTTGATTTTTTTGCAGTATAATGAAGATGATAATGTGCAGATCTTGGATCTGTCATGGAGTGCTCTTAAACCCAATGTTATTACCTCAGCATCAAATGTTGGTGTTAAAATTTTGGATATAAGTGCCAAATCATCTGTGATTGGGTAAATTTTCTTCTTATGCTTCAAATGCATAGTTGTACTAACGAATTTGTTCCCTATTAGGGAAATACCTACTTGGTTGTTACTAATGAAACGAATTTGCTCTTTCTTAGGAAATTTTCTTCGATGGAAAATTGTTCAGCTGTAGAATGGTGCCCAACTGACAAAGATACGATGGTCGTAGCTTCTGGAAACTACTGTAAGGTAAATTAATGTTCAGCTCTGTGCTGCTGTGGTAACCTGATATACCTAGCTTGTTTGGATGTAACAAATATGCTACTTAAAAGCTGGGTTCCCTTTGTTGAAAAAAAGAGTAAGAAACCAAATAGCAAACAAAAGTCCTCTAAAAGTTGTTTGCTTGCCTTGTACTGTTTTGTACTTTTTTTATTTTAATAAATTTTTGCACTGTTGGGGTGTAAACCCCTCCAGTTtctctccaaaaaaaaaaaaaaaaagcaaacaaaagTCCTCTAAAAGTTGCCACTGCGGCTTGTCTTGAAATAATCCAGCCACGCACGAACTTGATAAGCAATTTTTTGTAAGCCCACCACATAACCTTCCTTTTCATTCAACAATGAACAGTATCTGGATTTAAACAGGTCTGGGATGTTCGGAAAGTGGACAAGCCATTGCACCAGTTCAGTGATACCAATTCCCTTGTGGCGATATCATGGTGTCCATTTGAGAAAGAAATTGTGCTAGCATGCACTGAAGAGAAGCTTCTTTTACTGAATGTGAAGAAGGGCGAGGTAGGAATATTAGTGGAGAAATCATTTTATCTGTTGGTTCCTTTACCTTATATGACTCCAGTGTGTTGCTTCTCCTTTTTCTTTTGAGCAGGTTGTACATGAGGTAAAAGCACCTGGCAAATGCTTGGCCGTTCGCTGGAGCCAACACCGTGTCAACCATTTTGCCTTAGCTACCTCGGGAGGAAGACCGGTCCACGATAAAGTGGAGATGTACAGCGGTGTGGGTAATTAGGTTGCATTGACTGACGTGAACAAATGCGCGAGAAATGGATCGAGCGTGTCATTAGTTTTCTAATAGGTTTGTTTGTTATAGCGCTCTGCTCTACACGGATCGGTTGTCAGTAGGTTTTTCTTTGTTAGAACTTAGAAGTGCTCTGCTCTACACACAAAACAAATGCTCGGATGGACCTGTTATAGTGCTCAATAGGTTTCCAATAGGTACGGTTCTTTGTTATAGTGCTCTGCTCTACATAAATCATCTTTTATTTGTGGATCTGTGGTACAGTATTGAAATCTGCTTCGAGTCGTGTTATCatgaagtgtttttttttttttctaaaaaaagctGCTATCATGAGGTTGGGAGTCCGAATAGTGTTCAGTGATTCGTTGCAGGAGTACTATACACCTGAACATGCTATCTAATCCAACTCAGGTAGTTGTCCCGTGTACGTCTACAAAACGGATacatacatgcatatacatatatacagGGTGCCGGGGCGAGCGGACGGGGTTTTTCCTTTGTGCGTTCCCTGCGAAAGAAACAGTAGGATCGGAGGCCTGATCGTACGATAGGCGGTGACCGGTGATGGATTCTTTGGTCGACGACGTGCTAGCCGAGATCCTCCTACGCCTGCCGCCCAAGTCCGTCCTCCGCTGCCACGCCGTAAGCAAGCGCTGGCGGCGCATCGCCACCTGCCGCACCTTCGTAGCTGCCTACTCCCGCCACCAGCGGCTGGAGCTCCTCGTCTACCCCGACGGCTACCATCTTGACCGCAACGCCAAGAACATACTCGCAGGCCTCGACCCTCTCAACAGCGACTACTCGGGGTGCCGCCGCTTCCTGCGCCTTGACGACGGCAGGTCGCTGCGCCTCGCCGACTCTCGCGACGGCCTCCTCCTGCTGGCGGCAAGCGACAACGGCACCTTCCTCATCTGCAACCCGGCGACGCGGCAGTCGGCCGTCCTGCCGTCGCTCACGCCCGACCCGTGCGCGTCGGCCGTGCCATCCGGGCTCTACTTCCACGAGCCGTCCGGCGAGCACCGGCTGCTGTGCATCGGCCGCCTCCAGCTCCAGCACGACAATCATCCGCCATCGTCCTCTGACGCCGCCACCGTATCCGTAACAGGGCCGTTCCACTACTACATCCTCTCGACCGGCTCCGCCGCCGTGCGGCGGCTCGGCCCTGCCGGCGGCTTGGGCGTGGCTCCGTCCGCGTGCGTCGCCCTTGCCGGCGTCCTGTACTGGTCGCACCACCCTGAGTCCGGCACAAGCGTCGACCTGGTCGCGTTCGACACGGTGTCCGAGAAGTTCCGGCTGATCCCGCGGCCTCCGCTCACGCGCCGCCACTACCTCCGGGTGTTCGACATGGAAGGGACGCTCGCCGTGTCGGCGGTAGCGGAAGGGTCGCTCCACATGGACGTCTGGGCCCTTGAAACAGAAGGCGACCCCAGCAGCAGCGTCGCCGCCTGGGCTCGCCGCCTCCGGATCGACCTGCCTTGGCAGCGGTTGCGCGAGTCCGAGTTCCAGCCCATCGACCAGGCCGTGGCTGTCGTGGAGGGAGGCCTGCTCCTGGTGGTCGGCTCCGGTTACTTGCTGCTGTACGACGTCAAGGAGAAGAGGAAGGTGAGCAGGGTCTACTACGGCGAAATCGGCAACGTCAGCCGGTGTCTCTACAGGGCGAGCCTGGTGCCGCTGCCGGTGCCGCCGTGCCCCGGTACAGCCGACGCATCGTCGTCGCTGCATTACTATCGTCCAGATGATCCATACCCGTCCTACTTCGGGAGGAGTCGCGACTGGTTTGTACCCGACCTAGAATATGCGTGGTACCTGCGTTACAAGGATATAGACTCTCTCCGTCCTGACATATTTGTAAAGGATCACAGTTAATATTATAAATTTTGACCGAATTTATAGAGAACAAACAATAACACTAGCTTAGATATTAAACAAGTATAATTATTAGGAAATGTAATTTATCTTTATTAATGTGGTAGTAAGTATTGATGCCTTTCTCTATTTACTCTCAAAGTTAAATTTATAATAATTTGATTTATTAGAGCAAACTTCAGTCTCTTATATTTTATAGGACGGAGGAAGAATACATGCTTAGGAGTATATTATATTTTTTATGCAAAAGGAGTATATATATTATAAAGATGAGCACGGCCTTGCCATGCCATTCATTTAAGTGGGCCATATTGGTGCTTTAATTTTAAGCACTGtatattctttttttaaaaatCATACTGCACATGTAAACCTTTGGTATAACAAATACATTTGTATCTTGATTGTCATGGTGGTGGTGCAGGCTTAAACGGCAATTTATGCTCTAACTAGGAGTGTAGTTTAGATATAGAACCTATTTTGTAATAAAATACAAAGAAAAAAATCAAATAGATGATACAACAAGAAATTCAGTTTTACTTGAAGCATGGATGAAAAGTTGCAACAACTagtaataaaataaaaatttgaaGCCCGAAAATAGTTTAATAGTGTGACTAAAAGGATGCAACAAGAGGTGATATAATTTAAGCTTATGTTCAACATAATACATAAACTTGATATTACTCACCTGATTGATGCTCCCCCAACGGAACTCCACCTTAATCCTCATATGATATACTTTAGAGAAAAATACAAATCCTATAAATTAACGTACTATTGCCTCAGTCtaaaaaagaatgtaattatcGCATTTCGAGAAGTCAAACGATTTGAACTTTGACCAAAGTTATATGAAAACACTAacatttataatataaaataagaattattagattaatcacgaaatatatttttataacaaatttatttagagacataaatgctaatactatttactataaatttggttaaagttaAGATTGTTTGACTGACACTATTCCCATAATTACATTTTTTAATGGAGGGGGTAATCAAACACATATGAATTATATACAGATCAATGCCACCAAATTAAATACTCTCTCTATTCTatgatactccctctgttcctgaATAAATCAATTCTTAGAGTTattttgtcggtgcagaaagtgaccaacacgtaaatatttgtagttttgttgtatgttgtgatcggaggtggcctagcactcaatgacacagacattatgatgaggacatcactacttcatcgcatacaatccaagtagaggaggaggtctagcatgggcgtccaattcatctttttcgtggtggaagcccagtccaactcaagttcgagtccggttcaggctccaggaccagtctgccttaaactggtcacccaggacgcatccggactccgttttcgatgatccacatatggatggaaagctaattggataaggaagccaacccaattggtctcacatcaaaatcccttcggaatcaacgggaatcatcgaaacaagtcagcgtccagaatctatcagggtgctgcgacaccgtcttttggtccgttggacagtgtatcgtgtttgggcccattagggggcacatccaggggggtgacgcccaagactctataaataccagccctcgctctccttaggatttggttgttgtttagttcttgatttcctcgtgaaacagacatcgttttgctgcaactatcgccgccaaggccgcttgctgtgaaccagggccccagttcttgatcttgttcgcctgtggcgattagtcctttcgaataaagacttgaactccttgatttcataagcctcatatttatttgcaatttcaaattgcgttcatcccgtttttgcttgtgttcttgattcgcttgcaggaaagccttctcggcgaggtcaatcgcgttcgcgtggttgataaccaacggagcagtggtgtaacggttgcggggggtctgaatcaatcttggttcgaagcctagatcgtgaacgtcgagtctccaccaatcgacgctatcataccttttggaagatcgggcctagtctacatcaagtggtatcagagaccttattgcccgttaggtataactttatttccccctttagattgttactgtttttgcattacctacagtccacaaaaagccaaaaaaatatacatcgtcacatatttcctgtcctatagcctcattgtgccgtgcaagttcgtctctgatttgcgttgttgagtttgtgccctaggtcaagttcttgttgctggttttagatcatttttagtccagtttgtgttttcccctttgtttttcatcataatccgtgaacaccttcaagtattgctgtgattcctttgtattcatcaaaccctagtccacgccatcttatttgttacacttgtcttcactgtttcatcaaatccttgctgtcgtgaccaattttgcttacattgttcccgttttgtcctctaattcggagtccgttcttaaaactggtctagttttcgcatacgaactcagatttcgacgttccatatatcaaaatcgatcagaaattttttttggatccgtccatccccgttTTATCGGGgttgaagatttttattttggtcaaaaagtggtcacaagatcctcttttcgtggtcacaaggtctttgtcgatttcgagcacgtcttctgaaaattccacaggccacgtctttcacttgtttaagctcatattttctgtggttacttcttttgtgctcctaagtgaagaaaaaatatcaaaaaaaaagaaaaagaaaaagtcaaagaatcccaaaaaaacaacgacagccaaaaaataaagaaaaaagaggggcaaaagtggaacaatatctagaggagcacatagagagcgtcatttgagctgtgtttgcgtgtgctgatttgtACCTTAtacctaatcatattcttgttgttcacatcacttgatacatctggtacttggaacgtgagtaggccagcaacttggggtacttattcagctttgctattcagttgcgaattttgttattctttgctactatattgtgcctatccaagctccactttcttctaactaaGTACATGTttaccttgcaactgttacactcaagctacaacggtatcacagtcaccgaccgattgcaccgcctgttgctttggtaagaacacttgtaagaccgtggtaagacgcttgagagttgagtgccttatttttccttgtccacaacctaagtagttggtagggataatactatttgtattgtctttttctttctactaacaaTGTCAGGAAAAGCCGAAGGCAAcggccaaggaaacgaggacgcacctatagatttcaatgactgtgtttctaagaatgagctccatgccgttcttgatgacaagttcaatgagatccttcaataaatcaccaatttggccaagaggattgaagatgttgaacaatgacatccggaaccacgtcctgaagatgatgatgataatctctctgaggaggacgatggtgacgcggaggctgaagccgaagctcaacgacgtgctgaggatgcacgtaaccgtaatcggttgaactttaaccgacgcggtatgggaggtaacaaccaaggtaacaatgatcctttctctaaaatcaagtttaagatacctcatttttctagttctgctgatcctgaagcatatttagattgggagatggttatagataaaaaatttagctcccatcaagtacctaaagaatatagagttagacttgctactagtgagtttactagttttgctcttttctggtggaatgatatttgcaataatgctaatgctaatgctcaaatacctcaaacctggactgtacttaaatgacgaatgaaatcaagatttgttcctctatactatcagcgtgatctgcgattaaaactgcaacgtttaaatcaaggtagtaaaactattgaggaatattatcaggagcttttaattggtctagcacgtagtaacatacaagaggatgatatggataagtgttctagattttttggaggtttacgtcgtgaaatacatgatgttcttgactataaagaatggactagattttcccagttATATCATTATACTATTAAAGCTAAAAGGGAAGtatagggacgacaacctaggcgatccatgactccatccatgactccatccattccttcacgtcaaaccgaggtgagtaaattttctaatgtgcagacaccaccagcgcctgtaaagaagaattctcctatcacaccttcttctagtggatctgctacaccttcctctagcagctcttctaaagttgtgtgccaccgctgcaagggcatgggacatattgctaaagaatgccccagcaaacgcaCATacattgctactgatgatggtgggtatgctagtgcagTGAtggagagaatgaatttgcacttgcaactgatctttatgcagataaatttgtggatagtgctgaagatcctgatgaggtaattgatagtgtggcatgcactgcagactacaaatcaatccttgttcagcgtgttttgagtacacaagttgagccagtagacaagctacaacgccataatttgtttcaaatattcctcattgtcaataatttccgtgttcgtgctataattgatggagggagcagcaataacttggtaagttctgagcttgtcaagactcttggtttatctacacgtgctcttccacattcataccatgttcagtggttcaacaatagtggtaaaaCAAAGATAATACAATCTGCTTgtgtgcaattttctatcgggtcataccatgattatgttgattttgatgtcgtgcctatgcaagcttattcatttttgttaggccacccttggcaatatgataataatgttgtacatcatggcaggcaaaatagatatacttttatgtttaaaggaaagaccattgctttacttcctttatcacctgctgaaattatgcaatatgaaaaggaacttgctgaaaagaaaaagaaaggccatgataaagactttagcaaaccaacaaatgaaccatcaagtaacatgaaaaaagttttatttgctcttaaatctgttcttgttgatcatgatgaaccatgctatgctctaacttgtacatcgcctatatgtccacttggtcctactcctagtgctatgcctcttgttggtactaaccttttgcaggagaaggaggatgaattcccaacagggaagccaccatggcagccgcctttgcgaaggttagggcgccaagatgaacgtcttcttccagaaccatcgttgctgtcatcaaatggaggagacgatctacttcagtcgaggacgacttcaattcaagaaagggaggatgatgaggacatcactacttcatcacaTACAATCCAAGTACAgtaggaggtccagcatgggcgtccaatttatctttttcatggtggaagcccagtccaactcaagtttgagtccggttcgggctccaggatcagtctgccttaaactggtcacccaggacgcatccggactccgttttcgatgatccacatatggatggaaagctaattggataaggaagccaacccaattggtctcacatcaaaatcccttcagaatcaacgggaatcgtcgaaacaagtcagcatctagaatctgtcagggtgctgcgacaccgtcttttggtccgttggaccgtgtatcgtgtttgggcccattagggggcgcgtccaggggggtgacgcccaagactctataaataccagccgtcgctctccttagggtttggtttttgtttagttcttgatttcctcataaaacagacatcgttttgctacaactgtcgccgccaaggccgcttgctgtgaactagggccccagttcttgatcttgttcgcctgtggcgattagtcctttcaaataaagacttgaactccttcttgatttcataagcctcatatttatttgtaatttcagattgcgttcatcccgttcttgcttgtgttctcgattcgcttgcaggaaagccttctcggcgaggtcaatcgcgttcgcgtggttgataaccaacggagcagtggtgtaacagttgcggggggtccgaatcaatcttggttcgaagcctagatcgtgaacgtcgagtctccatcaatcgacgctatcatacctttcggaagatcgggcctagtctacatcaagtggtatcagagaccttgttgtccgttaggtataactttatttccccctttagattgttactgtttttgcattacctacagtccacaaaaagccaaaaaaatatacatcgtcacatattccctgtcctatagcctcattgtgccatgcaagttcgtctctgatttgcgttgttgagtttgtgccctaggtcaagttcttgttgctggttttagatcatttttagtccagtttgtgttttcccctttgtttttcatcataatccgtgaacaccttcaagtattgcagtgattcctttgtattcatcaaaccctagtccacgccatcttatttgttacacttgtcttcactgtttcatcaaatccttgctgccgtgaccaattttgcgtacattgttcctgttttgtcctctaattcggagtcc encodes:
- the LOC136474940 gene encoding protein transport protein SEC31 homolog B-like, which gives rise to MAEVLASASVTASALAFGGSSDVTFLAAGTSPGSSTAPGSSNASGSSNPGLLVYRTAAAYVDGVLPLVARIPSPAEFCRVAWSRPTEASCYSSALPTGLIAGGLKSGVVAVWDPREALLEPSDSGSDSSIIEDYFCPKDVLQQVHGTTPNLVAGGHDHENPATAVSDPHRNDNLMLQSEDGRSESGDGRWFSQFRVIDDYFSPDGPPQPPSLDSTSGDLTLPASSSASMVALMSCHSAGPVLGLSFSPTTPHFLASGGAKGTVLIWDLINPSAERIPHFQYNEDDNVQILDLSWSALKPNVITSASNVGVKILDISAKSSVIGKFSSMENCSAVEWCPTDKDTMVVASGNYCKVWDVRKVDKPLHQFSDTNSLVAISWCPFEKEIVLACTEEKLLLLNVKKGEVVHEVKAPGKCLAVRWSQHRVNHFALATSGGRPVHDKVEMYSGVGN
- the LOC136470629 gene encoding F-box only protein 8-like, which encodes MDSLVDDVLAEILLRLPPKSVLRCHAVSKRWRRIATCRTFVAAYSRHQRLELLVYPDGYHLDRNAKNILAGLDPLNSDYSGCRRFLRLDDGRSLRLADSRDGLLLLAASDNGTFLICNPATRQSAVLPSLTPDPCASAVPSGLYFHEPSGEHRLLCIGRLQLQHDNHPPSSSDAATVSVTGPFHYYILSTGSAAVRRLGPAGGLGVAPSACVALAGVLYWSHHPESGTSVDLVAFDTVSEKFRLIPRPPLTRRHYLRVFDMEGTLAVSAVAEGSLHMDVWALETEGDPSSSVAAWARRLRIDLPWQRLRESEFQPIDQAVAVVEGGLLLVVGSGYLLLYDVKEKRKVSRVYYGEIGNVSRCLYRASLVPLPVPPCPGTADASSSLHYYRPDDPYPSYFGRSRDWFVPDLEYAWYLRYKDIDSLRPDIFVKDHS